One genomic window of Tribolium castaneum strain GA2 chromosome 10, icTriCast1.1, whole genome shotgun sequence includes the following:
- the Smyd4-3 gene encoding SET and MYND domain-containing protein 4, whose product MTKSSIFQKYCEKAIGTLTEEDVEKFKSTTRDEERIRMLYGVAQAVPITPINNGKDLKQAQEAKISGNKLFAAKKYEEALHAYNEGIVVCPQDTDDGRELLTILISNRSAVFFEQEHFRKVFDDIDYVIAVGNYPPKLHYKIWLRKAKCYDALQNEKYAEETYNLAISSLKHAELDEKSREKKIAEIQESRKKKRKACPDKNQIIPISNADLFANGNREYVAAHKNVYFDFDPILGRFARALEDFDTGVIIVEETPHCAVISQENALMNCQFCCISTQQPVACRNCGHAVFCSLNCERQANLTFHKYECKAQPVLFHAGASINCAMALRMISQKPHGFFQQKKKLLKDFLKDNCKKVPIKSQIYRSDDYNAAFFLCRNEHLRKKGELVHYSVMAIYLLRLLKFSGYFGGNIKDDVVTEEEVFIASLILRHLQILQFNSHEISELRNLNEEMVTNGIQCHYKSEYIGAGLYPTLALFNHSCDPSIVRYNIGNRMIVRTIKPIKAGEIIYENYGPLYTSMDADERRVTLQNRYWFECYCTPCQQEWPLFEYMDPNQIKIGCQKENCPFEFTLYKDDLCPYFQCDYCDGVTKIFPSLKGLSQLAIMLPKAEDLYSAGETREAMKLFMQSLDILYKYSRPPCPDMIKVQQRLKTLFVHLGNKQYNYVQKL is encoded by the exons ATGACGAAAAGTAGCATTTTCCAAAAGTACTGTGAGAAAGCAATTGGCACTTTAACGGAGGAAGATGTCGAGAAATTCAAATCAACAACACGTGACGAGGAACGCATTAGAATGCTGTACGGTGTTGCCCAAGCGGTCCCAATCACGCCGATTAACAACGGCAAGGACCTCAAACAAGCCCAGGAGGCGAAAATCAGCGGAAACAAACTGTTCGCCGCCAAAAAATACGAAGAAGCTTTGCATGCGTACAATGAGGGGATAGTTGTTTGTCCGCAGGACACAG ACGACGGTAGGGAATTGCTGACAATTTTGATTTCCAATCGCAGCGCAGTTTTTTTCGAACAGGAACACTTCCGGAAGGTTTTCGACGATATTGATTACGTTATCGCCGTCGGTAATTACCCCCCGAAACTGCACTATAAAATTTGGTTGAGGAAAGCCAAATGTTACGACGCGTTGCAGAATGAGAAATACGCGGAGGAGACTTATAATTTAGCCATCTCGAGCTTGAAACATGCCGAGCTTGACGAAAAAAGCCGCGAGAAAAAAATCGCAGAAATACAAGAGTCACGCAAGAAGAAGAGGAAAGCGTGTCCAGACAAAAACCAAATTATCCCAATTTCCAACGCGGATCTTTTCGCGAACGGGAACAGGGAGTATGTGGCCGCACATAAGAACgtttatttcgattttgacCCAATCTTGGGGCGGTTTGCACGCGCCTTGGAGGATTTTGACACGGGTGTTATAATTGTCGAGGAAACTCCGCACTGTGCTGTCATTTCCCAGGAAAATGCCTTAATGAATTGCCAGTTTTGTTGTATTTCCACGCAACAGCCCGTTGCGTGTCGTAATTGCGGTCACGCGGTTTTTTGCAGTCTCAATTGCGAAAGACAAGCGAATTTAACTTTTCACAAATACGAGTGTAAAGCTCAACCGGTGTTGTTTCACGCCGGAGCCTCGATCAATTGCGCGATGGCTCTGCGGATGATCTCGCAGAAGCCGCACGGGTTTTTCCAACAAAAGAAAAAGCTGCtgaaggattttttgaaagacAATTGCAAGAAAGTGCCAATCAAGAGTCAGATCTATCGATCGGATGATTATAATGCCGCGTTTTTCCTCTGTCGGAATGAACACTTGAGGAAAAAAGGGGAATTGGTGCATTATTCCGTAATGGCGATTTATTTGTTGCGGCTTTTGAAATTCTCGGGCTATTTTGGGGGGAATATCAAGGATGATGTTGTCACAGAAGAAGAGGTTTTTATTGCGAGTTTAATTCTACGACACTTGCAAATTCTTCAATTTAACTCGCACGAAATATCCGAGCTTAGAAATTTGAACGAAGAAATGGTAACTAACGGAATACAGTGTCACTACAAGAGCGAATACATAGGAGCTGGGTTGTACCCAACTTTGGCACTTTTTAACCACTCCTGTGACCCAAGTATAGTTAGGTATAACATAGGGAATCGAATGATTGTACGCACAATAAAGCCAATCAAAGCCGGAGAGATAATTTACGAAAACTATGGCCCTTTGTACACTTCCATGGACGCAGACGAAAGGAGAGTAACCCTCCAAAATCGCTATTGGTTTGAATGTTACTGCACTCCTTGCCAACAAGAATGGCCGCTCTTCGAATATATGGACCCTAATCAGATCAAAATCGGGTGCCAAAAAGAAAATTGCCCATTCGAATTCACTTTATACAAAGACGACTTATGTCCTTACTTCCAGTGTGACTATTGCGACGGTGTCACTAAAATTTTCCCTTCCTTGAAAGGTCTTTCA CAACTGGCAATAATGTTACCAAAAGCTGAAGATTTATACAGTGCTGGTGAAACACGTGAAGCTATGAAGCTTTTTATGCAATCCTTGGACATACTGTATAAATATTCAAGACCTCCGTGTCCCGACATGATAAAGGTTCAGCAACGTTTGAAGACACTTTTCGTCCATTTGGGGAACAAACAATATAATTAtgtacaaaaattgtaa
- the LOC662863 gene encoding solute carrier family 41 member 1 isoform X2, with amino-acid sequence MSSEENYGSKAMGSINHVQLSRKSSDTPSPSSAFDTGPTIDTEITLVKSPQDNSDNDNGRLPDVVVEAKIYDDEDRIQETYFSIAIQVFIPFLIAGFGMVFAGLVLDRIQHWPVFEEITELVILVPALLGLKGNLEMTLASRLSTQANLGHMDTTKQKISIIVGNLILIQCQAIVVGFLGAVVAVVMGAIKSYDVELDRAYLLCASSLVTVSIASFVLGLITAGVIVFSRHCHINPDNVATPIAASLGDITSLTLLSWVSTVLYDSLGTQDWLAPLIIAGYILAIPLWVWIAKKNVYTKDVLYHGWTPVVVAMLISSMGGLILDFMVSRFEGIAVFQPVINGVGGNLVAVQASRISTALHKQAELGILTSESNVDEDTVIFISPVTSFCGKGVHARTTRVLMSMVIPGHVIFIYTIDYMKGGDTSLSSLFVVVYLCAAVMQVATLLYVAYIMIHWMWKKKIDPDNSAIPYLTSIGDLLGISLLAIAFQFLYLVADHDTPGDR; translated from the exons ATGAGCAG TGAAGAAAACTATGGATCTAAAGCCATGGGCAGTATCAATCATGTTCAGCTTTCGCGAAAATCCTCAGATACACCGAGCCCATCAAGTGCCTTCGACACCGGTCCTACAATTGATACGGAAATAACCCTCGTCAAGTCTCCACAGGATAATAGTGATAACGATAATGGAAGACTTCCAGATGTTGTTGTTGAGGCAAAGATTTATGATGATGAAGATCGGATCCAAGAGACGTATTTTTCGATTGCGATACAAGTCTTCATTCCTTTCCTAATCGCTGGGTTTGGAATGGTCTTTGCCGGGCTAGTTTTAGACAGAATACAG CACTGGCCAGTATTTGAAGAAATCACAGAACTAGTAATCTTGGTACCTGCACTTTTGGGCTTAAAAGGCAACTTAGAAATGACGCTAGCGTCTCGACTATCAACGCAAGCCAATCTCGGTCATATGGACAcaaccaaacaaaaaataagcatTATTGTTGGCAATCTAATACTTATCCAGTGTCAGGCCATAGTTGTAGGGTTTTTGGGAGCTGTAGTCGCCGTTGTAATGGGAGCCATAAAGAGTTACGACGTCGAATTAGATCGTGCTTACTTGTTATGTGCCAGTAGTCTAGTAACAGTGTCAATAGCCAGCTTCGTCTTAGGTTTAATAACAGCTGGCGTCATTGTCTTCTCGAGACATTGCCATATCAACCCTGATAATGTTGCTACCCCTATAGCGGCAAGTTTAGGCGATATCACATCACTAACGCTCCTTTCATGGGTCTCAACCGTCTTATACGACTCACTTG GCACCCAAGACTGGTTAGCGCCGTTAATAATCGCCGGCTACATCTTGGCTATCCCCCTTTGGGTCTGGATAGCCAAGAAAAACGTGTATACGAAGGACGTCCTATACCATGGGTGGACGCCCGTGGTGGTCGCAATGTTGATAAGCTCAATGGGCGGCTTAATCTTAGACTTCATGGTGTCCAGATTCGAAGGAATTGCAGTTTTCCAACCAGTCATCAACGGTGTCGGAGGCAACCTCGTTGCAGTTCAAGCGAGTAGGATTTCAACAGCGCTACATAAACAAGCCGAGCTAGGTATCCTCACTTCCGAATCAAACGTCGATGAGGATACCGTCATTTTCATATCACCTGTAACCAGTTTTTGCGGCAAAGGAGTGCACGCTCGGACAACACGCGTTCTGATGTCAATGGTGATCCCCGGCCACGTCATATTTATCTACACAATTGATTACATGAAAGGCGGAGACACCTCCCTTAGCTCTTTATTCGTAGTGGTATATCTATGTGCAGCTGTGATGCAAGTAGCCACTTTGCTGTATGTCGCATACATCATGATCCACTGGATGTGGAAGAAGAAAATCGATCCGGACAACTCCGCTATTCCGTATTTGACGTCAATTGGGGATTTGCTAGGGATCTCGCTGCTGGCTATTGCTTTTCAGTTCTTGTATCTTGTCGCCGATCACGACACACCAGGTGATCGCTGA
- the LOC662892 gene encoding solute carrier family 41 member 1: MDVTRNVIHRKQRLVDGTIVMNPRYQEPWDEEGASDTCTLLEKNNFIQPDVVTLQKESLWATAIQMFIPFLLAGFGMVAASLLLDKVQHWPVYQEVSEVYILVPALLGLKGNLEMTLASRLSTHANLGHLDTRQQMLSLIVGNLALILCQAIVVGFLASLAAVVFGWVPSGVINVNHALLLCASSIVTAFGASFILGFVMVGVILFSRYFNINPDNVATPIAASLGDLTTLACLSWLASIFYHTMGSHPWLTSVIIVLGLILVPVWAWIASRNEYTCTVLFSGWSPVIAAMIISSVGGLILDFTVSQYKGVAVFQLVINGVGGNLVAVQASRISTELHSRAKPGQLPSHMQVCISPCSAFCDSRETTHAGTARMLMLMVIPGHLIFSYTISYLQAGHTSFTLIFMVVYLIAALLQVLLLLYIAQVMTLSMWKHNIDPDNSAIPYLTALGDLLGTLLLGVAFQFLFLIGDRDSDVGD; this comes from the exons ATGGACGTAACACGTAATGTAATTCATCGTAAACAAAGACTGGTTGATGGGACGATCGTCATGAATCCGCGATATCAGGAACCT TGGGATGAGGAAGGGGCTTCGGACACTTGTACTTTACTGGAGAAGAATAATTTCATTCAACCGGACGTCGTGACGCTACAAAAAGAGTCATTATGGGCCACTGCCATCCAAATGTTCATCCCGTTCCTCCTTGCTGGGTTTGGAATGGTCGCCGCGAGCCTTCTCCTTGATAAAGTCCAGCACTGGCCAGTGTACCAGGAAGTCTCGGAAGTGTACATCCTCGTCCCCGCCTTACTAGGCCTTAAGGGCAATTTAGAGATGACCCTAGCGTCCCGACTGTCAACCCACGCGAACTTGGGTCACCTAGACACCCGTCAACAAATGTTAAGTCTGATAGTTGGTAACTTGGCCCTGATTTTGTGTCAGGCCATCGTTGTGGGGTTCCTAGCATCACTGGCTGCCGTTGTCTTCGGTTGGGTGCCATCTGGTGTGATAAACGTGAACCACGCACTTCTCCTATGTGCCAGTAGTATTGTTACGGCTTTTGGTGCGAGTTTTATCCTGGGGTTTGTAATGGTCGGGGTGATACTCTTTTCGCGGTATTTCAACATCAATCCTGATAATGTGGCGACGCCTATCGCCGCGAGTCTGGGTGATCTCACCACCTTGGCATGTCTTTCGTGGCTTGCCTCGATTTTTTATCACACCATGGGGAGCCACCCATGGCTGACGtctgttattattgttttaggACTGATTTTAGTGCCAGTTTGGGCTTGGATCGCGAGCCGAAACGAGTACACGTGTACTGTGTTGTTTAGTGGCTGGTCGCCCGTCATCGCTGCGATGATCATAAGCAGCGTCGGGGGCTTGATTTTAGATTTTACTGTCTCGCAGTATAAGGGTGTAGCTGTTTTTCAACTAGTCATTAATGGAGTTGGTGGAAACTTAGTCGCTGTACAAGCCAGTCGCATTTCGACTGAACTTCATAGTAGGGCGAAGCCTGGCCAATTACCAAGTCATATGCAAGTCTGTATTAGCCCTTGCTCAGCATTCTGTGATAGTCGTGAGACAACTCATGCCGGGACTGCGCGCATGCTCATGCTTATGGTCATTCCGGGACATCTTATTTTTTCGTACACTATTAGTTATCTCCAGGCCGGTCATACTTCTTTCACTTTGATCTTCATGGTTGTTTATCTGATAGCGGCCCTTCTGCAAGTCCTTCTGTTGCTCTACATCGCACAAGTGATGACTTTGAGTATGTGGAAGCATAATATCGACCCCGACAATTCGGCCATTCCTTACCTGACCGCACTGGGAGACCTCCTCGGGACTCTACTACTTGGCGTAgctttccaatttttgttcCTAATCGGTGACCGCGATAGCGACGTTGGTgattaa
- the LOC662863 gene encoding solute carrier family 41 member 1 isoform X3, with protein MGSINHVQLSRKSSDTPSPSSAFDTGPTIDTEITLVKSPQDNSDNDNGRLPDVVVEAKIYDDEDRIQETYFSIAIQVFIPFLIAGFGMVFAGLVLDRIQHWPVFEEITELVILVPALLGLKGNLEMTLASRLSTQANLGHMDTTKQKISIIVGNLILIQCQAIVVGFLGAVVAVVMGAIKSYDVELDRAYLLCASSLVTVSIASFVLGLITAGVIVFSRHCHINPDNVATPIAASLGDITSLTLLSWVSTVLYDSLGTQDWLAPLIIAGYILAIPLWVWIAKKNVYTKDVLYHGWTPVVVAMLISSMGGLILDFMVSRFEGIAVFQPVINGVGGNLVAVQASRISTALHKQAELGILTSESNVDEDTVIFISPVTSFCGKGVHARTTRVLMSMVIPGHVIFIYTIDYMKGGDTSLSSLFVVVYLCAAVMQVATLLYVAYIMIHWMWKKKIDPDNSAIPYLTSIGDLLGISLLAIAFQFLYLVADHDTPGDR; from the exons ATGGGCAGTATCAATCATGTTCAGCTTTCGCGAAAATCCTCAGATACACCGAGCCCATCAAGTGCCTTCGACACCGGTCCTACAATTGATACGGAAATAACCCTCGTCAAGTCTCCACAGGATAATAGTGATAACGATAATGGAAGACTTCCAGATGTTGTTGTTGAGGCAAAGATTTATGATGATGAAGATCGGATCCAAGAGACGTATTTTTCGATTGCGATACAAGTCTTCATTCCTTTCCTAATCGCTGGGTTTGGAATGGTCTTTGCCGGGCTAGTTTTAGACAGAATACAG CACTGGCCAGTATTTGAAGAAATCACAGAACTAGTAATCTTGGTACCTGCACTTTTGGGCTTAAAAGGCAACTTAGAAATGACGCTAGCGTCTCGACTATCAACGCAAGCCAATCTCGGTCATATGGACAcaaccaaacaaaaaataagcatTATTGTTGGCAATCTAATACTTATCCAGTGTCAGGCCATAGTTGTAGGGTTTTTGGGAGCTGTAGTCGCCGTTGTAATGGGAGCCATAAAGAGTTACGACGTCGAATTAGATCGTGCTTACTTGTTATGTGCCAGTAGTCTAGTAACAGTGTCAATAGCCAGCTTCGTCTTAGGTTTAATAACAGCTGGCGTCATTGTCTTCTCGAGACATTGCCATATCAACCCTGATAATGTTGCTACCCCTATAGCGGCAAGTTTAGGCGATATCACATCACTAACGCTCCTTTCATGGGTCTCAACCGTCTTATACGACTCACTTG GCACCCAAGACTGGTTAGCGCCGTTAATAATCGCCGGCTACATCTTGGCTATCCCCCTTTGGGTCTGGATAGCCAAGAAAAACGTGTATACGAAGGACGTCCTATACCATGGGTGGACGCCCGTGGTGGTCGCAATGTTGATAAGCTCAATGGGCGGCTTAATCTTAGACTTCATGGTGTCCAGATTCGAAGGAATTGCAGTTTTCCAACCAGTCATCAACGGTGTCGGAGGCAACCTCGTTGCAGTTCAAGCGAGTAGGATTTCAACAGCGCTACATAAACAAGCCGAGCTAGGTATCCTCACTTCCGAATCAAACGTCGATGAGGATACCGTCATTTTCATATCACCTGTAACCAGTTTTTGCGGCAAAGGAGTGCACGCTCGGACAACACGCGTTCTGATGTCAATGGTGATCCCCGGCCACGTCATATTTATCTACACAATTGATTACATGAAAGGCGGAGACACCTCCCTTAGCTCTTTATTCGTAGTGGTATATCTATGTGCAGCTGTGATGCAAGTAGCCACTTTGCTGTATGTCGCATACATCATGATCCACTGGATGTGGAAGAAGAAAATCGATCCGGACAACTCCGCTATTCCGTATTTGACGTCAATTGGGGATTTGCTAGGGATCTCGCTGCTGGCTATTGCTTTTCAGTTCTTGTATCTTGTCGCCGATCACGACACACCAGGTGATCGCTGA
- the LOC100142321 gene encoding prion-like-(Q/N-rich) domain-bearing protein 25, producing MCYFVNYVLLILTFAGIAFSCTTDGDCKAPNTTCNEDNCECPLGYLLDSEGKECLPYVTEYNGECSQDAQCEWLGENSECANVCRCKEGYRWYLGLCRPYAGLGGNCAENIDCFDGYNLQSLTCSNGKCACSEGYYQRGNTDCRKIASKNDLCALDIDCKDANTACILGKCKEKKTVLTLDEKEDEIEEEVAKNTTDAVPCTTDADCSKIPNSECYPKTGTCICQKQFFFNADATACVAELGVNVKCTKNSDCPLKPGKCQDGVCYCRDYYFVADGNQKCVKTMSQTNTNCLSREWCYAWGSRVYCTSNETCSCSKTAEFDHDNALCIWNGSDEPECSADYECNNPKNSFCVDEKCQCRGAAVVVDGQCLPGLGDQCDEKFPCGVEHSSCIDNVCQCSPDYIQQESACYAVIHNLGGECALDIQCSTGIAYTECVDGICNCHSDRIPFDDICYQKTEYGGYCNSGMECALSLNQTFGDSIQCRNRKCQCPTGYKLRENKCSSSDIVAGNFLVVTILIVRSVLSVFS from the exons ATGTGTTACTTTGTTAATTATGTTTTGCTAATTCTAACGTTCGCAG GAATTGCCTTCTCCTGCACTACGGACGGTGATTGTAAAGCACCTAACACCACGTGTAATGAAGACAATTGTGAGTGTCCTTTAGGATACTTGCTTGACTCAGAAGGGAAAGAATGTTTGCCAT ATGTAACCGAATATAATGGAGAATGCTCGCAAGATGCACAATGCGAGTGGCTGGGAGAGAACAGCGAGTGTGCTAACGTTTGCAGGTGCAAGGAAGGATACCGGTGGTACCTTGGACTCTGCAGGCCATACGCAGGGCTTGGGGGAAACTGCGCCGAAAACATTGATTGTTTCGATGGCTATAATCTCCAATCTTTGACTTGTTCCAATGGCAAATGCGCCTGTAGCGAGGGATATTATCAAAGAGGCAATACTGACTGCAGAAAAATAGCTTCAA AAAACGACCTTTGTGCCTTGGATATTGACTGCAAGGATGCGAACACTGCTTGTATACTTGGAAAATGCAAAGAAAAGAAAACAGTCTTAACGCTGGATGAAAAAGAAGACGAAATCGAAGAAGAAGTCGCGAAAAATACCACAGACGCCGTCCCTTGCACAACAGACGCCGATTGCTCCAAGATCCCAAACTCTGAATGCTACCCAAAAACCGGCACttgcatttgccaaaaacagTTCTTTTTCAACGCAGACGCCACAGCTTGTGTGGCGGAATTAGGGGTCAACGTTAAGTGCACCAAAAACAGTGACTGCCCCCTCAAACCTGGAAAATGCCAGGATGGGGTTTGCTACTGTCGCGATTATTATTTCGTTGCCGACGGCAATCAAAAGTGTGTCAAAA ccATGAGTCAGACCAACACCAACTGTCTTTCCAGAGAGTGGTGCTACGCATGGGGTTCGCGTGTCTACTGCACCTCAAATGAGACTTGCAGCTGTAGCAAAACCGCCGAATTCGATCACGACAATGCTTTGTGCATTTGGAATGGGAGTGATG aACCGGAGTGTTCAGCTGATTACGAATGTAACAACCcgaaaaatagtttttgtgtCGATGAGAAGTGTCAGTGCCGTGGTGCAGCTGTTGTGGTCGATGGTCAGTGTCTTCCAGGTCTTGGTGATCAGTGTGATGAGAAGTTTCCTTGCGGAGTTGAACATTCCTCCTGCATTGATAATGTGTGCCAATGCTCGCCAGATTACATCCAGCAAGAGAGTGCTTGCTATGCCG TAATTCACAATCTGGGAGGTGAGTGCGCGTTAGATATCCAGTGTTCGACTGGTATCGCATACACGGAATGCGTTGACGGTATTTGCAACTGTCACAGTGATCGTATTCCGTTTGACGATATATGTTATCAAAAGACAG aatatGGGGGTTATTGCAACAGTGGGATGGAGTGTGCACTTTCATTAAATCAAACCTTCGGGGATTCCATTCAGTGTCGTAATCGGAAATGTCAGTGTCCTACTGGTTATAAATTGAGGGAAAACAAATGTTCGTCGAGTGATATCGTAGCAGGAAATTTCCTTGTTGTAACTATTTTAATAGTGAGGAGCGTTTTATCAGTCTTTAGTTAA
- the LOC662863 gene encoding solute carrier family 41 member 1 isoform X1: protein MTTGEENYGSKAMGSINHVQLSRKSSDTPSPSSAFDTGPTIDTEITLVKSPQDNSDNDNGRLPDVVVEAKIYDDEDRIQETYFSIAIQVFIPFLIAGFGMVFAGLVLDRIQHWPVFEEITELVILVPALLGLKGNLEMTLASRLSTQANLGHMDTTKQKISIIVGNLILIQCQAIVVGFLGAVVAVVMGAIKSYDVELDRAYLLCASSLVTVSIASFVLGLITAGVIVFSRHCHINPDNVATPIAASLGDITSLTLLSWVSTVLYDSLGTQDWLAPLIIAGYILAIPLWVWIAKKNVYTKDVLYHGWTPVVVAMLISSMGGLILDFMVSRFEGIAVFQPVINGVGGNLVAVQASRISTALHKQAELGILTSESNVDEDTVIFISPVTSFCGKGVHARTTRVLMSMVIPGHVIFIYTIDYMKGGDTSLSSLFVVVYLCAAVMQVATLLYVAYIMIHWMWKKKIDPDNSAIPYLTSIGDLLGISLLAIAFQFLYLVADHDTPGDR, encoded by the exons ATGACCACGGG TGAAGAAAACTATGGATCTAAAGCCATGGGCAGTATCAATCATGTTCAGCTTTCGCGAAAATCCTCAGATACACCGAGCCCATCAAGTGCCTTCGACACCGGTCCTACAATTGATACGGAAATAACCCTCGTCAAGTCTCCACAGGATAATAGTGATAACGATAATGGAAGACTTCCAGATGTTGTTGTTGAGGCAAAGATTTATGATGATGAAGATCGGATCCAAGAGACGTATTTTTCGATTGCGATACAAGTCTTCATTCCTTTCCTAATCGCTGGGTTTGGAATGGTCTTTGCCGGGCTAGTTTTAGACAGAATACAG CACTGGCCAGTATTTGAAGAAATCACAGAACTAGTAATCTTGGTACCTGCACTTTTGGGCTTAAAAGGCAACTTAGAAATGACGCTAGCGTCTCGACTATCAACGCAAGCCAATCTCGGTCATATGGACAcaaccaaacaaaaaataagcatTATTGTTGGCAATCTAATACTTATCCAGTGTCAGGCCATAGTTGTAGGGTTTTTGGGAGCTGTAGTCGCCGTTGTAATGGGAGCCATAAAGAGTTACGACGTCGAATTAGATCGTGCTTACTTGTTATGTGCCAGTAGTCTAGTAACAGTGTCAATAGCCAGCTTCGTCTTAGGTTTAATAACAGCTGGCGTCATTGTCTTCTCGAGACATTGCCATATCAACCCTGATAATGTTGCTACCCCTATAGCGGCAAGTTTAGGCGATATCACATCACTAACGCTCCTTTCATGGGTCTCAACCGTCTTATACGACTCACTTG GCACCCAAGACTGGTTAGCGCCGTTAATAATCGCCGGCTACATCTTGGCTATCCCCCTTTGGGTCTGGATAGCCAAGAAAAACGTGTATACGAAGGACGTCCTATACCATGGGTGGACGCCCGTGGTGGTCGCAATGTTGATAAGCTCAATGGGCGGCTTAATCTTAGACTTCATGGTGTCCAGATTCGAAGGAATTGCAGTTTTCCAACCAGTCATCAACGGTGTCGGAGGCAACCTCGTTGCAGTTCAAGCGAGTAGGATTTCAACAGCGCTACATAAACAAGCCGAGCTAGGTATCCTCACTTCCGAATCAAACGTCGATGAGGATACCGTCATTTTCATATCACCTGTAACCAGTTTTTGCGGCAAAGGAGTGCACGCTCGGACAACACGCGTTCTGATGTCAATGGTGATCCCCGGCCACGTCATATTTATCTACACAATTGATTACATGAAAGGCGGAGACACCTCCCTTAGCTCTTTATTCGTAGTGGTATATCTATGTGCAGCTGTGATGCAAGTAGCCACTTTGCTGTATGTCGCATACATCATGATCCACTGGATGTGGAAGAAGAAAATCGATCCGGACAACTCCGCTATTCCGTATTTGACGTCAATTGGGGATTTGCTAGGGATCTCGCTGCTGGCTATTGCTTTTCAGTTCTTGTATCTTGTCGCCGATCACGACACACCAGGTGATCGCTGA